A genomic stretch from Achromobacter spanius includes:
- a CDS encoding efflux transporter outer membrane subunit, with protein sequence MKAVSLIRKPVARALALALPLVLAGCGSLLRTDYEPPLTQTPAAWTYGGAAGGQAGAQAPLADGGAWWRNFNDPVLNGLVDAVLARNNDLAAAAIRVRRAQYQAGLTEDKLIPQLGGDANVTRNRNLYGDRAITRANQAQLTVSYEVDLWGKLSRQRDAAQWEALATEQDRQSAALSLVGTTATLYWQTAFINQRIASSEESIAYARRTQDLVRAQYAAGGASALELAEAEQTVASQQAAHTLLVQQRVEYTNALTILFDGPPDRSMANPPRLPEYPLPEARAGVPADLLGRRPDLRATELRLREALATVDATRASFYPPVTLTGAVGSASPTLSNMLQNPVATLGVGLTLPFLQWNQMQLNIKISKADYEERVVNFRQSLYQAMADVENALSNRTQLALQAEQLARSLRAAREAERLYEVRYRAGAVSLKDWLDAQEKRRTAEIARDENGLNRLVNQVTVYRALGGDDAG encoded by the coding sequence ATGAAAGCGGTTTCCCTGATTCGAAAACCTGTCGCGCGGGCCTTGGCGCTGGCTTTGCCTTTGGTGCTGGCCGGCTGCGGCAGCCTGCTGCGCACCGACTACGAACCTCCGCTGACCCAGACGCCCGCCGCGTGGACCTACGGTGGAGCGGCAGGCGGACAGGCCGGCGCGCAAGCGCCTCTGGCAGACGGCGGCGCCTGGTGGCGCAATTTCAACGACCCGGTGCTGAACGGCCTGGTCGACGCCGTTCTGGCGCGCAATAACGACCTGGCGGCTGCCGCCATCCGCGTGCGCCGCGCGCAATACCAGGCGGGCCTGACCGAAGACAAGCTGATCCCGCAGCTAGGCGGCGATGCCAACGTGACGCGCAACCGCAACCTGTATGGCGACCGCGCCATCACGCGCGCCAACCAGGCCCAACTGACCGTCAGCTACGAAGTGGACCTGTGGGGCAAGCTCTCGCGCCAGCGCGACGCGGCGCAATGGGAAGCGCTGGCCACCGAGCAAGACCGCCAGTCCGCCGCCTTGTCGCTGGTGGGCACCACCGCCACGCTGTATTGGCAGACGGCCTTCATCAACCAGCGTATTGCCAGCAGCGAGGAAAGCATCGCCTACGCGCGCCGCACGCAAGACCTGGTGCGCGCGCAGTACGCCGCGGGCGGCGCGTCGGCATTGGAACTGGCTGAAGCCGAGCAGACCGTGGCCAGCCAGCAGGCGGCGCACACCTTGCTGGTGCAGCAGCGCGTGGAATACACCAATGCGTTGACGATTCTGTTCGACGGTCCTCCCGACCGCAGCATGGCCAACCCGCCCCGGCTGCCGGAATATCCGCTGCCCGAGGCTCGCGCTGGCGTGCCGGCGGACCTGCTTGGCCGCCGCCCCGACCTGCGCGCCACCGAGCTGCGCCTGCGCGAAGCGCTGGCCACCGTGGATGCCACCCGCGCCAGCTTTTATCCGCCGGTGACGCTGACGGGCGCGGTGGGCAGCGCCAGCCCCACGCTGTCGAACATGCTGCAAAACCCCGTCGCCACGCTGGGCGTGGGCCTGACGCTGCCGTTCCTGCAATGGAACCAGATGCAGCTGAACATCAAGATCTCGAAGGCCGATTACGAAGAGCGCGTCGTCAATTTCCGGCAGTCGCTGTATCAGGCCATGGCCGATGTGGAAAACGCGCTGTCGAACCGAACCCAGCTGGCCTTGCAGGCCGAGCAGCTGGCGCGGTCACTACGCGCGGCGCGCGAGGCCGAGCGCCTGTATGAGGTTCGGTATCGGGCGGGGGCGGTGTCCTTGAAAGACTGGCTGGACGCGCAGGAAAAACGGCGCACGGCCGAGATTGCCCGCGACGAGAACGGCCTGAACCGCCTGGTAAACCAGGTGACGGTGTATCGGGCGCTGGGCGGGGACGATGCGGGCTGA
- a CDS encoding MacB family efflux pump subunit — protein sequence MSGPLIALSGVRREFPAGDQTIAVLKDVNLTIEAGEMVAIVGASGSGKSTLMNILGCLDRPTRGDYRVDGRSTGELDPDELAELRREHFGFIFQRYHLLSDLSAQGNVEMPAVYAGKRREARIDRADQLLERLGLGDRSEHRPGQLSGGQQQRVSIARALMNGGDIILADEPTGALDTHTGQEVLRILEELNAAGHTIIIVTHDMNVARHAQRIIEISDGEIVADKRNPDAPHRDATRDAPPELPRRPAWQSYLDRCGEALRMALLSMNAHRLRTSLTMLGIIIGIAAVVSVVALGEGSRRKILEDISAIGTNTVEVFPGKDFGDEKAVNIRTLVAADADALAREPYVDSVTPEVATSNTLRYRNVSVNGSIQGVGEQYFRVRAIKLEQGKFFDETSVVRRAQEVVIDDGTRRALFGSHTEPIGQVIFLGSMPARVIGVTAKKDSVFGNNESLNVWIPYTTALSRVLGQQHLKSITVRVSDATPPAAAEKAIERVLMRRHVVKDFFVFNTDAIRKTIERTTATMTLLVSLIALISLMVGGIGVMNIMLVSVTERTREIGVRMAVGARRSDIMQQFLIEAVLVCLIGGALGIILSLALGVLVSKATGGSFQMIYSTASMVAAFTCSTLIGVLFGYLPARNAARLDPVEALARE from the coding sequence ATGAGCGGTCCGCTGATCGCGCTGTCCGGGGTGCGCCGCGAGTTTCCCGCGGGCGACCAGACCATTGCCGTCCTGAAAGACGTCAACCTGACCATCGAGGCCGGCGAAATGGTCGCCATCGTGGGAGCGTCCGGTTCGGGCAAGTCCACGCTGATGAACATCCTGGGCTGCCTGGACCGCCCGACCCGGGGCGACTACCGCGTGGACGGCCGCAGCACGGGCGAGCTGGACCCGGACGAACTGGCCGAACTGCGCCGCGAGCATTTCGGCTTCATCTTCCAGCGCTATCACCTGCTGTCTGACCTTAGCGCGCAGGGCAACGTCGAAATGCCCGCCGTTTACGCCGGCAAGCGCCGCGAGGCGCGCATCGACCGCGCCGATCAGCTGTTGGAGCGGCTGGGCCTGGGCGACCGCTCGGAACACCGCCCCGGCCAGTTGTCCGGGGGCCAGCAGCAGCGCGTGAGTATCGCGCGCGCGTTGATGAACGGCGGCGACATCATCCTGGCCGACGAGCCCACTGGCGCGCTGGACACGCACACCGGCCAGGAAGTGCTGCGCATTCTGGAAGAGCTGAACGCCGCCGGGCACACCATCATCATCGTCACGCACGACATGAACGTGGCGCGCCATGCGCAACGCATCATCGAGATCAGCGACGGCGAGATCGTGGCGGACAAGCGCAACCCCGACGCCCCACACCGGGACGCCACGCGCGATGCACCGCCCGAACTGCCCAGGCGGCCCGCCTGGCAGTCGTACCTGGACCGCTGCGGCGAAGCCTTGCGCATGGCGCTGCTGTCGATGAACGCGCACCGGCTGCGCACATCGCTGACCATGCTGGGCATCATCATCGGCATTGCCGCCGTGGTGTCGGTGGTGGCGCTGGGCGAGGGCTCGCGGCGCAAGATCCTGGAAGACATCAGCGCCATCGGCACCAATACGGTGGAGGTCTTTCCCGGCAAGGATTTCGGCGACGAGAAAGCCGTGAATATCCGCACGCTGGTCGCGGCGGACGCCGATGCCCTGGCGCGCGAACCCTATGTGGACAGCGTCACGCCGGAAGTGGCCACCAGCAACACGCTGCGCTATCGCAACGTGTCGGTCAACGGATCCATACAGGGCGTGGGCGAACAGTACTTTCGCGTGCGCGCCATCAAGCTGGAACAGGGCAAGTTCTTCGACGAAACCAGCGTGGTGCGCCGGGCGCAGGAAGTGGTGATCGACGACGGCACGCGGCGGGCGCTGTTCGGCTCGCACACGGAGCCCATCGGGCAGGTCATCTTCCTGGGCTCCATGCCGGCGCGCGTGATCGGGGTGACCGCCAAGAAGGACTCGGTGTTTGGCAACAACGAGTCCCTGAACGTCTGGATTCCGTACACCACGGCCTTGTCGCGCGTACTGGGGCAGCAGCACCTGAAAAGCATCACGGTGCGTGTCAGCGACGCCACGCCGCCCGCCGCCGCCGAGAAGGCCATCGAGCGTGTGTTGATGCGCCGCCACGTGGTGAAGGATTTCTTCGTGTTCAACACGGACGCCATCCGCAAGACCATCGAACGCACCACCGCCACGATGACGCTGCTGGTGTCGCTGATTGCGCTGATCTCGCTGATGGTGGGCGGCATCGGCGTCATGAACATCATGCTGGTGTCGGTCACCGAGCGCACCCGGGAAATCGGCGTGCGGATGGCGGTGGGCGCACGGCGCAGCGACATCATGCAGCAGTTCCTGATTGAAGCCGTGCTGGTCTGCCTGATTGGCGGGGCGCTGGGCATCATTCTGTCGCTGGCCCTGGGCGTGCTGGTGTCCAAGGCCACGGGTGGCTCGTTCCAGATGATTTATTCCACGGCATCGATGGTGGCGGCATTTACGTGCTCGACGCTGATCGGTGTGCTTTTTGGCTATTTGCCGGCGCGCAACGCAGCGCGCCTGGATCCCGTCGAGGCGCTGGCCCGGGAATGA
- a CDS encoding efflux RND transporter periplasmic adaptor subunit yields MKKSRSKFKRYAIIAVVILLGVLGLRAAFFSAPPPPTFAVAEVTRANLEDSVLASGTIDAIELVSVGAQATGQLKSLKVELGDRVKKGQLVAEIDDLTQQNDLRNAEAALQTRRAERAAKVAMLKQAELAFKRQRQMLAADASSREAYESAEATLGVTRAEIASLDAQIAQAEIQVDTAKVNLGYTRIVSPIDGMVVAVVTKEGQTVNSIQSAPTIIKVAQVDTMTIKAQISEADVTRVKPGLPVYFTILGEPDERYHATLRAVEPAPDSIQKDDATTSLTSSSSSSTTAAVYYNGLFDVPNPDEKLRISMTAQVFIVLGEAKDAVVVPASALGKRGEDGRYAVRVVLQDNKTEVRQVKIGMNNNVQAQVLEGLEVGDRVVSADSTPAVGAAPGA; encoded by the coding sequence ATGAAAAAGTCCCGCAGTAAGTTCAAACGCTACGCAATCATCGCCGTCGTCATCCTGTTGGGGGTGCTGGGCCTGCGAGCCGCGTTCTTCTCGGCGCCGCCGCCGCCCACTTTCGCGGTGGCGGAAGTGACCCGGGCCAATCTGGAAGACAGCGTGCTGGCCAGCGGCACCATCGACGCCATCGAACTTGTCAGCGTCGGCGCCCAGGCCACAGGCCAGTTGAAGTCCTTGAAAGTGGAGCTGGGCGACCGGGTCAAGAAAGGCCAACTGGTTGCCGAGATCGACGACCTGACCCAGCAGAACGACTTGCGCAACGCCGAAGCCGCCTTGCAGACCCGGCGCGCCGAGCGGGCCGCCAAGGTCGCCATGCTGAAACAGGCCGAACTGGCGTTCAAGCGCCAGCGCCAGATGCTGGCGGCCGACGCCAGCTCCCGCGAAGCCTATGAATCCGCCGAAGCCACGCTGGGCGTGACCCGTGCCGAGATCGCGTCGCTGGACGCCCAGATCGCGCAGGCTGAAATCCAGGTGGATACGGCCAAGGTCAACCTGGGGTACACACGCATTGTTTCGCCGATTGACGGCATGGTGGTGGCGGTGGTGACCAAGGAAGGCCAGACCGTCAACTCGATCCAAAGCGCGCCCACCATCATCAAGGTGGCCCAGGTGGACACCATGACGATCAAGGCGCAGATTTCGGAAGCCGACGTTACCCGGGTCAAGCCCGGGCTGCCGGTGTACTTCACCATCCTGGGCGAACCCGACGAGCGCTATCACGCCACCTTGCGCGCCGTGGAACCCGCGCCGGACTCCATCCAGAAAGACGACGCCACCACATCGCTGACCTCGTCCAGCAGCAGCTCCACCACCGCCGCCGTGTACTACAACGGCCTGTTCGATGTGCCCAACCCCGACGAAAAGCTGCGCATCTCGATGACGGCGCAAGTGTTCATCGTGCTGGGCGAAGCCAAGGATGCCGTGGTGGTGCCGGCCTCGGCGCTGGGCAAGCGCGGTGAAGATGGCCGCTATGCAGTGCGCGTGGTCCTGCAAGACAACAAGACCGAGGTGCGCCAGGTCAAGATCGGCATGAACAACAACGTCCAGGCGCAGGTGCTGGAAGGGCTGGAGGTGGGCGACCGGGTCGTGTCGGCGGATTCCACCCCAGCCGTTGGCGCAGCGCCGGGTGCCTGA